Proteins from a genomic interval of Acidobacteriota bacterium:
- a CDS encoding DUF1353 domain-containing protein produces the protein MPQACYRELTSYKYQLVKDYEIQTDITPPRDLIFDFVGLTSQGRLGIKKNYAWDGPSGPTIDTRNFMRGSLVHDALYQLMRLGALDYKVYRQRADELLRDICREDGMSSFRSWYVYQGVRLFGERNAHPVPEPEVKIICVP, from the coding sequence ATGCCGCAAGCTTGCTATCGAGAACTCACATCCTACAAATATCAGTTAGTTAAAGACTATGAGATACAAACTGACATTACTCCACCACGGGATTTGATATTTGATTTTGTTGGTTTAACAAGCCAGGGAAGATTGGGGATCAAAAAAAACTATGCCTGGGATGGACCGAGCGGCCCCACGATTGACACCAGGAACTTTATGCGTGGATCGCTGGTTCACGATGCACTGTACCAGCTTATGCGACTTGGAGCACTGGATTATAAAGTATACCGCCAGCGGGCGGATGAACTGCTACGGGATATCTGCCGCGAAGACGGCATGTCGTCATTTCGATCCTGGTATGTGTATCAGGGAGTGCGGTTGTTTGGTGAGCGAAATGCTCACCCAGTCCCAGAACCTGAGGTGAAGATCATTTGCGTTCCCTAG
- a CDS encoding FG-GAP repeat protein, whose translation MPGHLKFTRVLRQRLFLALTVLCTSIFFTPSLYAQNPTTIDLGVKIPELGIYGAAANNATGNSVAVGDLNGDGLNDVVVGSPRERGPAGDPTGRLACGVVRVFLAPFAANDQVDLAQRQAPVTIFGQQTGDNLGSNLLIADINADNRPDLIMQAANADFGGTRSDCGKVLVLFGPINPQTRDLANAQTPPNVQFIGISAGDRVGNALTAGDFDSDGRTDLIIGSPFSTVNGAPLGGAIFIIYGRPSASFPASYDLTQFAQNQDDAFGFQTADTLFGFSVGFGDVNGDRRGDIIAGAPRFDGANGARLNSGAVVVLFNGELQNPFVGFGIDTNDLMGSSISVGDVTGDSLADVIASAPGAFSLSNQRSGAGEVYMLLGGRFAPGQIRDLLIQGQGPEATFFGAAIGDRLGFPFGTAVGDINGDTISDILMVANGGDGPNNSRIDAGNVYVVLGNASLAGPRDLATPSNSSVIVYGARSQDQIGSPIETSASNRTGSTVVIGDISGDRKGDLIIGCPFSDGQIAAPKTDAGVVYALTQLSGPPPVNQPPVITPVANQSVVEGKALSVAISATDPNGDTIRFSLTGPAFVQVFDNLNGTGTIQIMPPINTPKQTYSIVLTATDAGTPALNSAVTFTVTVTSAGPVINSVTYDGKFMTISGVGLTPSPTVRVNGNVLATKFLKTITDQQLRVKGKPAKLKLQSGDNQIIVVVNGLESNVAILRL comes from the coding sequence ATGCCTGGACACCTGAAGTTCACACGCGTATTGCGTCAGCGGCTTTTTCTTGCCCTGACAGTGCTTTGCACCAGTATTTTTTTCACACCTTCACTCTATGCCCAAAATCCAACGACGATTGATCTGGGCGTGAAAATCCCAGAACTCGGTATCTATGGGGCAGCAGCCAATAATGCAACCGGCAATAGTGTGGCGGTCGGAGACCTCAATGGCGATGGACTCAACGACGTCGTGGTGGGAAGTCCACGTGAACGTGGCCCTGCCGGAGACCCAACCGGACGGCTGGCCTGTGGCGTGGTCCGGGTCTTTTTGGCACCATTTGCAGCCAACGACCAGGTTGATTTAGCCCAACGCCAGGCGCCGGTCACCATCTTTGGCCAGCAAACCGGCGACAACCTCGGGAGCAATCTGTTAATTGCCGATATCAATGCCGACAATCGCCCGGATTTGATTATGCAGGCCGCGAATGCCGACTTTGGCGGCACGAGATCTGATTGTGGAAAAGTCCTGGTCTTGTTTGGCCCAATTAATCCACAAACACGAGACCTGGCAAATGCTCAAACACCGCCGAATGTTCAGTTTATTGGAATTTCGGCTGGCGACCGGGTAGGGAATGCACTCACCGCAGGTGATTTTGACAGCGACGGACGCACTGATCTGATCATCGGCTCACCGTTTTCAACCGTAAACGGAGCGCCACTCGGCGGCGCGATTTTCATCATTTATGGCCGCCCAAGCGCCAGCTTCCCGGCCAGCTATGATTTAACCCAGTTTGCCCAAAACCAGGACGACGCGTTTGGATTCCAAACGGCGGATACGTTGTTTGGCTTTTCAGTTGGCTTCGGTGATGTCAACGGAGACCGCCGGGGTGACATCATTGCCGGTGCGCCACGCTTTGACGGCGCCAATGGGGCCCGGCTCAACAGCGGCGCCGTGGTGGTACTCTTTAACGGCGAATTGCAAAACCCATTTGTCGGCTTTGGAATTGATACCAATGATCTGATGGGAAGCAGTATCTCGGTGGGCGATGTTACAGGTGACAGTCTGGCGGATGTCATTGCCAGCGCACCCGGTGCCTTTAGCCTCAGTAATCAGCGAAGTGGGGCTGGGGAAGTCTACATGTTGCTTGGCGGACGATTTGCTCCGGGCCAAATTCGGGATCTGTTAATCCAGGGCCAGGGACCAGAAGCCACGTTTTTTGGCGCCGCCATTGGTGACCGGCTTGGATTTCCATTTGGAACGGCAGTTGGTGATATCAATGGCGATACCATCAGCGACATTTTGATGGTTGCCAACGGTGGCGACGGGCCAAACAACAGCCGGATTGATGCTGGAAATGTGTATGTGGTGCTCGGGAATGCAAGTCTGGCTGGACCACGTGATCTGGCAACACCGTCAAATTCGAGCGTGATCGTGTATGGTGCCCGCTCACAGGATCAAATTGGGTCTCCGATTGAAACCTCAGCGAGTAACCGAACTGGCAGTACCGTGGTCATTGGGGATATTTCAGGAGATCGCAAAGGGGACCTCATCATTGGATGTCCGTTTTCGGATGGACAAATCGCGGCGCCAAAAACTGATGCAGGCGTGGTGTATGCACTGACCCAATTAAGCGGGCCACCGCCAGTCAATCAGCCACCGGTCATCACTCCGGTCGCCAACCAATCTGTGGTTGAAGGAAAAGCTCTGAGCGTCGCGATTTCAGCGACTGACCCAAATGGTGATACCATTCGGTTTAGCCTGACTGGACCAGCGTTTGTACAGGTGTTTGACAACTTGAACGGCACAGGGACAATCCAGATCATGCCGCCAATCAACACGCCGAAACAAACCTACAGCATCGTTTTGACGGCCACTGACGCTGGCACCCCGGCCCTTAATAGCGCCGTTACTTTTACAGTCACCGTCACTTCAGCCGGACCCGTGATCAATTCGGTGACCTATGACGGCAAGTTTATGACCATCAGCGGCGTCGGGTTGACGCCAAGCCCCACCGTGCGGGTAAATGGCAATGTCCTGGCGACCAAATTCCTCAAGACCATCACGGACCAGCAACTTCGGGTCAAAGGCAAACCAGCGAAATTGAAGCTGCAATCAGGCGATAACCAGATTATCGTGGTGGTCAACGGATTGGAGTCAAATGTTGCTATTTTGAGACTTTAG
- a CDS encoding MBL fold metallo-hydrolase, producing MKVFHVTTGAFQAHTFFLMCERTRETLLIDPGQHPEPILQMIRTHQLNVTHLVGTHAHLDHVWSVGRLKQETGAPFYLHPDDEPIYQNMPEWGLLFGFQIPTPPPIDIYLKDGDVLKFGDEALQVRHVPGHSPGHVMLYNATDAWVGDCLFQGSIGRTDLPGGDTQTLLDTIHQRILPLGDKVKVYPGHGLPTTIAEERRSNPFLRGHIGRSVLWQEQ from the coding sequence ATGAAAGTTTTTCACGTCACCACCGGTGCGTTTCAGGCGCACACCTTTTTTCTGATGTGCGAACGCACCCGCGAAACATTGCTGATTGATCCGGGACAACATCCCGAACCAATCCTGCAGATGATTCGCACCCATCAACTCAACGTGACCCATCTGGTAGGCACTCACGCCCACCTTGATCATGTCTGGAGCGTCGGTCGGCTGAAGCAAGAAACCGGCGCTCCGTTTTATCTCCACCCAGATGACGAGCCAATTTACCAGAATATGCCCGAATGGGGATTGCTCTTCGGGTTTCAGATTCCAACACCACCACCGATTGATATTTATTTAAAGGATGGCGATGTCTTGAAATTTGGCGACGAGGCACTCCAGGTGCGCCACGTACCGGGTCATTCGCCCGGCCATGTCATGCTCTATAACGCCACCGATGCCTGGGTGGGCGATTGTCTGTTTCAAGGCTCAATTGGTCGAACGGACCTGCCCGGCGGAGATACCCAGACGCTGCTTGATACCATCCATCAACGGATCCTCCCTCTCGGAGACAAGGTCAAAGTCTACCCCGGCCATGGATTGCCCACGACCATTGCCGAAGAACGCCGCAGCAATCCTTTTTTGCGAGGCCATATTGGCCGGTCGGTGTTGTGGCAGGAACAGTGA
- a CDS encoding S8 family serine peptidase produces MKRFLTLLSLVLFAMTVVAVGTGKMQSGAVYQAPPASQTAVSQLEAVQPQLLSSDYVSLSDQHKVMISAEDSALFDELMASGSVKQVLDYESFRVVTVGTDTVNSLKGRAEIRDDMNVISLNGFHLDTTNPEATLATLPPAFSRQADLTKGVQTGAEAGLYLVQFTGPIQDEWYTKLAKTGVHIVAYTGNNAYVVDASASQVQALEKWKANHSETVQYIGFYEPAFRVSPTLRDMYQRNASALTDVTIQVVDGPRATETLTALRQISTQVLRQENKVLEYRNITLTVPTDRIADISRMDSVFAVAYYTAPVLMDERQGQILAGNISGNAVGAPGYLAWLQARGFSGTGQFDFTVDVTDDGVDRGSNTDVNNEFKVNGQSAGASRLVFNNNYTGDSQADSGGGHGSINASIIFGYNNSTGSTVEDAGGHNYGLGICPWVKVGNTKVFSNGSGAQFTQEATIRLRAAYNGGARISNNSWGYRFANDYNADSQEHDVLVRDADNQATGNQELTIVFAAGNSGSSSFTVSPPGTAKNIICVAAFENDRQTGTDGCGTDNSGANNVNDVIGFSGRGPTSDGRVKPDLGGPGTHIQGAASRSTNYDGASVCNKYWPTGQTLYAWSSGTSHSAPAICGVAALIRQYFINQSWTIPSPAMVKAYMANATRYMTGTGANDTLPSNSQGMGSAHLATCFDGVSRVRVDQTEVFGATGQTRTVSGTVVDNSKPFRVTLVWTDAAGSTTGNAWVNNLDLEVTVGGQTYKGNVFSGRNSITGGTADTKNNMESVFLPAGVSGAFSVTVKATNIAGDGVRNNGDTTDQDYALVVYNGTTAAPTPDFTISTNPTSSGSVTQGGSATTTVTVAPTNGYTGTVNLSVSGLPANTTANFVPTSITTSGSSTLTINTTASTPTGIFTLTITGTDGVLTHTATYTLTVGSVPTGDFSLTTTPKSGTWRRNAAYRVTVKVTRTGGHNAAITLSQTANKTGLFTNVTFSPNPVTATKTSSSATFRTAANAPTGAAVITISGTDGVRTRTATVNIKVQ; encoded by the coding sequence ATGAAGCGTTTTCTTACACTTCTCAGCCTGGTGCTGTTTGCCATGACCGTCGTGGCCGTGGGCACCGGGAAAATGCAGTCGGGCGCGGTCTATCAAGCCCCGCCAGCATCCCAAACTGCGGTTTCACAACTGGAAGCCGTCCAACCGCAACTTCTTTCAAGTGATTATGTCAGCCTGAGCGACCAGCATAAGGTCATGATCTCGGCTGAAGATTCCGCTTTGTTTGATGAACTCATGGCCTCGGGCAGCGTCAAGCAGGTCCTGGACTATGAGAGTTTTCGCGTCGTCACGGTTGGAACCGATACCGTGAACAGCCTCAAAGGTCGGGCTGAAATTCGTGATGACATGAACGTCATCTCCCTCAACGGCTTTCATCTGGATACCACGAACCCGGAAGCCACACTCGCCACCCTGCCGCCAGCCTTTAGCCGGCAGGCTGATCTGACCAAAGGGGTTCAAACCGGTGCTGAAGCTGGTCTCTATCTGGTCCAGTTTACTGGCCCGATTCAGGATGAGTGGTATACCAAACTGGCAAAGACCGGCGTCCATATCGTGGCTTATACCGGCAACAATGCCTACGTTGTTGACGCCAGTGCCAGTCAAGTCCAGGCCCTGGAAAAATGGAAAGCCAACCACAGCGAAACAGTCCAGTACATCGGCTTTTATGAGCCGGCGTTCCGAGTGTCGCCCACCCTGCGCGATATGTATCAGCGCAATGCCAGCGCGCTGACCGATGTCACGATTCAGGTGGTGGATGGCCCACGAGCAACGGAAACACTCACTGCCCTGCGGCAAATTTCGACTCAAGTGCTGCGCCAGGAAAACAAAGTTCTGGAATATCGCAACATCACGCTCACGGTTCCGACCGACCGGATTGCCGATATCAGCCGGATGGACAGCGTGTTTGCCGTGGCCTATTACACCGCACCGGTGCTGATGGATGAACGGCAAGGTCAGATTCTGGCTGGAAATATCAGTGGGAATGCGGTCGGCGCCCCCGGCTATCTGGCGTGGCTGCAGGCTCGCGGCTTTAGTGGCACCGGGCAGTTTGACTTTACAGTTGATGTCACCGATGACGGAGTTGACCGGGGCAGCAACACCGATGTAAACAACGAATTTAAGGTCAATGGCCAATCCGCCGGCGCCAGCCGCCTGGTGTTTAACAACAACTATACGGGTGATTCACAAGCGGATAGTGGTGGCGGGCACGGCAGCATCAATGCCTCGATCATTTTTGGATACAACAATTCAACCGGAAGCACAGTTGAAGATGCTGGCGGGCACAATTACGGTCTGGGCATTTGCCCGTGGGTGAAAGTTGGAAACACCAAGGTTTTTAGCAATGGCTCTGGCGCTCAGTTTACCCAGGAAGCCACCATACGACTGCGAGCGGCCTATAATGGCGGCGCCCGCATCAGCAACAATAGCTGGGGGTATCGCTTTGCCAACGATTACAACGCGGATTCACAGGAACACGATGTACTCGTCCGTGATGCTGACAATCAGGCAACTGGCAATCAGGAACTGACGATTGTGTTTGCCGCCGGAAACAGCGGTTCCAGCTCCTTCACCGTGTCACCTCCCGGAACAGCCAAAAATATTATCTGCGTCGCCGCCTTTGAAAATGACCGGCAAACCGGAACCGACGGCTGCGGGACGGACAACAGTGGCGCCAACAACGTCAATGATGTGATTGGTTTTTCAGGCCGCGGACCGACTTCGGATGGGCGTGTCAAACCGGACCTCGGTGGACCTGGAACGCACATTCAGGGTGCCGCTTCACGGTCAACCAATTATGACGGCGCCAGTGTGTGCAACAAATACTGGCCAACCGGTCAGACGCTCTATGCCTGGTCATCAGGTACATCGCACTCGGCGCCGGCCATCTGCGGCGTGGCGGCGTTGATTCGGCAGTACTTCATCAATCAGAGCTGGACGATTCCAAGCCCAGCGATGGTCAAAGCCTATATGGCCAATGCCACCCGCTACATGACGGGAACGGGTGCCAACGATACCCTGCCATCCAACAGCCAGGGAATGGGCAGTGCGCATCTGGCAACTTGCTTTGATGGTGTGTCACGGGTGAGAGTGGATCAGACCGAAGTGTTTGGTGCCACTGGACAAACCCGGACCGTCAGTGGAACCGTGGTGGATAATAGCAAACCATTCCGGGTGACTCTGGTCTGGACTGATGCGGCTGGTTCCACGACTGGAAATGCCTGGGTCAATAACCTTGATCTGGAAGTGACCGTCGGTGGACAAACCTATAAAGGCAATGTGTTCTCAGGCCGCAACTCAATTACAGGTGGCACGGCTGACACCAAAAACAACATGGAATCAGTGTTCCTGCCGGCTGGTGTTTCCGGAGCCTTTAGCGTCACGGTCAAAGCCACCAACATTGCCGGCGACGGTGTGCGGAACAATGGCGATACGACCGATCAGGATTATGCGCTGGTCGTCTATAACGGCACCACCGCCGCTCCAACCCCAGATTTCACCATCAGCACCAACCCGACTTCCTCAGGTTCCGTGACCCAGGGAGGCTCAGCCACGACAACTGTAACCGTTGCCCCGACCAACGGGTACACAGGCACAGTCAATCTGTCGGTTTCAGGGTTGCCGGCCAATACCACGGCGAACTTTGTGCCAACCTCAATCACCACTTCCGGCAGCTCAACGCTGACAATTAACACCACGGCATCAACGCCAACCGGAATCTTCACGCTCACAATCACTGGGACGGATGGCGTGTTGACACATACCGCCACCTACACCCTGACGGTTGGTTCAGTGCCAACGGGTGATTTCAGCTTGACGACAACTCCCAAGAGCGGCACCTGGCGGCGCAATGCGGCCTACCGGGTTACAGTCAAAGTAACTCGGACGGGTGGGCATAATGCTGCAATTACCCTGTCACAAACCGCCAATAAAACTGGTCTGTTTACCAACGTGACCTTTAGCCCGAACCCGGTAACAGCAACCAAGACTTCAAGCTCAGCCACCTTCCGGACAGCAGCCAACGCGCCAACGGGAGCTGCCGTCATCACCATTTCTGGAACCGATGGCGTGCGTACCCGCACCGCCACCGTGAACATTAAGGTTCAGTAA